In Silene latifolia isolate original U9 population chromosome X, ASM4854445v1, whole genome shotgun sequence, the following proteins share a genomic window:
- the LOC141623376 gene encoding cytochrome P450 736A117-like has protein sequence MATAFLQVFEILSVHPIPLLAFLTFTIILYQWLYIAKTKLPSPRKLPIIGNLHQLGTLPHKSLRSLSQKHGDLMLLHLGSRPTLVVSSANVAEEIMKTHDAVFANRPMNKVASIVLYNGRDIGFAKYGEYYKRIKSICVMHMLSNKKVQSFRKVREEEISLMVERIRELTPSMSLNLTESFTSFTNDVVSRVAFGRKYSGEEGCGNIKELLNDFVEALGGFTVGDFVPWLSWIDHVSGVLRKANKVAKAFDSFIEKIVQEHIDGVKLSQNGVEAVKGDEFQDLADVLLEIQRNDPSLERDTVKALLLDMLSAGIETTSTVLEWTMSELLIHPRVMKKLKDEVRGVSNGKTIINEDDLKNMAYLKAVIKESLRLHPPLPLLLFRESSQDVKVCNNDIAAGTQVIINAWAIQRHPTSWDQPEEFLPERYLNTSVDMKGLDFELIPFGAGRRGCPGMSFATVKAELVLANLVGLFEWEVPCEMQGDSFMAEAFGTSVHKRDPLMAISTSYSRN, from the exons ATGGCTACGGCTTTTTTACAAGTCTTTGAGATACTTTCTGTCCATCCAATACCTCTTCTTGCTTTCTTAACCTTCACAATCATACTCTATCAATGGCTATACATCGCCAAGACTAAATTACCGTCTCCACGAAAACTACCCATTATAGGCAACCTTCACCAACTCGGTACACTGCCTCATAAATCCTTACGATCCTTGTCACAAAAACACGGAGACCTCATGCTGCTTCATCTAGGCAGCAGACCGACCCTTGTCGTGTCGTCTGCTAATGTAGCCGAGGAAATCATGAAAACACACGATGCTGTTTTCGCAAACAGGCCTATGAACAAGGTAGCTTCGATTGTCCTCTACAACGGTAGGGACATAGGCTTTGCGAAGTATGGGGAATATTATAAGCGAATTAAAAGCATTTGTGTTATGCATATGCTAAGCAACAAAAAGGTTCAATCCTTTAGAAAAGTTCGAGAAGAAGAAATATCTTTAATGGTTGAACGCATCAGGGAATTGACACCTTCTATGTCATTGAATTTGACCGAGAGTTTTACAAGCTTTACGAATGATGTGGTGTCTAGGGTGGCCTTTGGAAGAAAGTATTCCGGCGAGGAAGGATGTGGAAATATTAAGGAGCTTTTGAATGATTTTGTCGAGGCACTTGGAGGCTTTACAGTCGGAGATTTCGTCCCTTGGTTGAGTTGGATCGATCATGTGTCTGGTGTTTTACGTAAAGCAAACAAGGTTGCGAAAGCATTTGATTCGTTCATTGAAAAGATAGTCCAGGAGCACATCGATGGAGTAAAATTGAGCCAAAATGGTGTTGAGGCGGTTAAAGGAGACGAATTTCAAGATTTGGCAGACGTTCTGCTTGAGATTCAGAGGAATGATCCCTCCCTTGAAAGGGACACTGTTAAAGCTCTTCTTCTG GACATGTTGTCTGCAGGAATAGAAACAACTTCTACAGTATTAGAATGGACAATGTCGGAGCTGCTTATACATCCTCGAGTCATGAAAAAACTCAAAGACGAAGTAAGAGGAGTCTCTAATGGCAAAACGATAATAAACGAGGATGATCTAAAGAACATGGCATACTTAAAGGCCGTGATCAAAGAATCACTACGGCTACACCCTCCACTTCCCCTTCTTCTATTTCGAGAATCGTCCCAAGATGTCAAAGTGTGTAACAATGACATTGCGGCTGGGACACAGGTTATCATCAATGCGTGGGCCATACAAAGACACCCGACTTCCTGGGACCAACCAGAGGAGTTTCTGCCAGAGAGGTACTTGAACACTTCGGTAGACATGAAGGGTTTGGACTTCGAACTTATCCCGTTTGGAGCAGGTAGACGAGGTTGCCCAGGTATGTCATTTGCCACCGTCAAAGCGGAGTTGGTATTGGCGAATCTCGTTGGCCTATTTGAATGGGAGGTGCCTTGTGAGATGCAAGGGGATTCTTTCATGGCTGAGGCTTTCGGGACATCGGTTCACAAGCGAGATCCTCTTATGGCAATTTCAACTTCTTATTCTCGCAATTAA
- the LOC141623391 gene encoding cytochrome P450 736A117-like yields MATLFDQLLEKFAFHPIALLSFLSFLIILYPWLSTKNQLPSPRKLPIIGNLHQLGTLPHRSLRKLSEKYGDLMLLHLGSKPTLVVSSPKAAAAILKTHDIVFTDRPISKVALILFYDCIELAFGKYGEYWRQVRNLCMMHMLGSKKVRTLRRIREEEVSLMVENIRKSTLMNPGVSVNLRDYFTTLINDLVSRSAFGRKYEAEEGCGNLKELLTDFVGVLGSFSVGTYVPWLSWIDHMRGVFRKATAVAKAFDVFLDKIVQEHIDRRLNSQSRIDQDNEAFEGDRDRDLVDILLDYHKTYPSFGRVNVKALLLDILVAGVETTVTLLEWTMSELILHPEIMKRLQDEVRGFVKDKTFIDEADLQNMSYLKSVIKEALRLHPSAPLLLPRESSQDVKVYNYDIAAGTEVIINAWAIQRLPSLWDQPEEFRPERFLNSTIDVKGNDFEYIPFGAGRKACPGLSFGIANAELALANLVGLFEWKVPDELQGDSFMDENFGSTVSRRYPLTAIPTPYSSN; encoded by the exons ATGGCTACTCTTTTTGACCAACTCTTAGAAAAATTTGCATTCCATCCCATAGCTCTTCTTTCCTTCCTTAGCTTCCTAATCATACTCTACCCATGGCTATCCACCAAGAATCAATTACCCTCACCGCGAAAACTACCCATTATAGGCAACCTTCACCAGCTCGGTACCCTTCCTCATCGATCATTGAGGAAGTTATCGGAGAAATATGGAGACCTCATGTTGCTTCACTTAGGCAGTAAGCCTACCCTTGTCGTATCGTCCCCTAAGGCAGCTGCGGCAATTTTAAAAACCCATGACATTGTCTTCACAGACCGGCCTATATCGAAGGTCGCTTTGATTCTCTTCTACGATTGTATTGAACTCGCTTTTGGCAAGTACGGAGAGTATTGGAGGCAAGTCAGGAATCTATGCATGATGCATATGCTAGGCAGCAAGAAGGTTCGAACCTTAAGGAGAATCAGAGAAGAAGAAGTCTCCTTAATGGTCGAAAATATCAGGAAATCGACATTGATGAACCCTGGTGTGTCGGTGAATTTGAGAGACTATTTCACCACCTTGATAAACGATCTTGTGTCGAGGTCGGCCTTTGGAAGAAAGTATGAAGCAGAGGAAGGGTGTGGAAATCTTAAGGAGTTGTTGACGGATTTTGTAGGAGTACTTGGAAGCTTTAGTGTCGGAACTTATGTCCCTTGGTTAAGTTGGATCGATCATATGAGGGGTGTGTTCCGTAAAGCGACTGCAGTTGCGAAAGCATTTGACGTTTTTCTTGATAAGATAGTTCAGGAGCATATTGATCGACGACTAAATTCGCAAAGTCGGATTGATCAGGATAATGAGGCCTTCGAAGGAGACAGAGATCGCGACTTGGTAGATATTTTGCTTGATTATCACAAGACGTATCCATCATTTGGGAGAGTTAATGTGAAAGCTCTTCTTCTG GACATACTTGTTGCAGGAGTGGAGACGACCGTCACGCTATTAGAATGGACAATGTCAGAGCTGATTCTGCATCCCGAAATCATGAAACGACTCCAAGACGAAGTGAGGGGATTTGTTAAAGACAAAACATTTATCGATGAGGCTGATCTACAGAACATGTCATACCTAAAATCCGTTATCAAAGAAGCACTAAGGCTACACCCTTCGGCTCCCCTTCTGCTACCTCGAGAATCATCTCAAGATGTCAAAGTCTATAACTATGACATTGCCGCAGGAACAGAGGTTATCATCAACGCGTGGGCTATACAAAGGCTCCCAAGCTTATGGGACCAACCAGAGGAGTTCCGACCAGAGAGGTTTCTGAACAGTACAATCGACGTGAAGGGAAATGACTTTGAATATATCCCGTTTGGAGCAGGCAGAAAAGCTTGCCCCGGGTTGTCATTTGGTATCGCTAATGCTGAGTTGGCATTGGCGAATCTTGTTGGCTTGTTCGAATGGAAGGTGCCTGATGAACTGCAAGGAGATTCTTTCATGGATGAAAATTTCGGATCAACAGTCTCGAGGCGATATCCCCTTACGGCCATCCCAACTCCTTATTCTAGCAATTAG
- the LOC141622535 gene encoding rhodanese-like domain-containing protein 11, chloroplastic, whose translation MEAIGLSIFPKPTISPSNYSKCISLNSPIAYTFKLPDSFNTQFNPLRKTQNWRVVRMQVVGEEYELKQMKDMAAARKRWEALVRSGKVKALTPREAGYAIQLSSKTLLDVRPESERTKAWVKGSDWIPIFDVDNGLDVGSLSKKASNFMMGGWWSGVPTLSYNNQFISKVQEKFPKDTDLIVACQKGLRSLAACELLCNAGYENVFWVQGGLEAADEKDFEREGPQPFKFAGIGGLSEFLGWTDQQRAAAAKEGWQYRLVFSARLIGLIFAADALFLAVQQVLKK comes from the exons ATGGAGGCCATCGGACTGTCAATTTTCCCCAAACCCACAATTTCACCTTCAAATTACTCAAAATGCATTTCACTTAATTCCCCAATTGCATACACCTTCAAATTACCTGATTCCTTCAATACCCAATTTAACCCACTTCGTAAAACTCAG AATTGGAGAGTAGTTAGAATGCAAGTTGTAGGAGAAGAGTATGAACTTAAGCAAATGAAGGACATGGCCGCTGCAAGAAAAAGATGGGAGGCTTTG GTAAGATCTGGAAAAGTTAAAGCCTTGACGCCAAGGGAGGCTGGGTATGCTATCCAACTGTCTTCAAAGACTCTGCTTGATGTTCGTCCTGAATCAGAGCGCACTAAG GCATGGGTGAAGGGTTCAGACTGGATACCAATTTTTGATGTTGATAACGGCCTTGATGTTGGGAGTCTCTCGAAAAAGGCCTCAAATTTCATGATGG GAGGGTGGTGGAGCGGTGTACCTACTCTCTCCTATAATAA CCAGTTCATATCCAAGGTTCAGGAGAAATTCCCAAAAGATACAGACCTTATCGTGGCATGCCAGAAGGGTTTAAG ATCATTGGCTGCTTGTGAGCTACTTTGTAATGCTGGCTATGAAAATGTTTTCTGGGTTCAAGGAGGGCTAGAAGCTGCTGACGAAAAG GATTTCGAGAGAGAAGGCCCTCAGCCCTTTAAGTTTGCTGGAATTGGAGGCCTTTCGGAGTTTCTCGG TTGGACTGACCAGCAAAGAGCTGCTGCTGCTAAAGAAGGATGGCAATATCGATTAGTCTTCTCTGCACGTCTG ATCGGATTGATTTTTGCTGCAGATGCTTTGTTTCTTGCTGTTCAGCAAGTCCTCAAGAAATAA